In the genome of Rhodoplanes sp. Z2-YC6860, one region contains:
- a CDS encoding radical SAM protein — translation MKYDIEADWVLLDTCNYRCGYCPIPHEKLGSKIHTFATVDAWRAAFDASGKTWLAHITGGEPSAYPDFVELCEALTDKHYISLNSNMSNRSLIRFANSIDPSRVSFINAGLHLEERQHRSGVDAFLRHAQELRVTGFRILVSVVATPSILERFEEAIRLLEPIGLFPIPKLMRGPFAGALYPNAYTDADKSRFRTYSRLAREFYREILSRIDEPPSLGMLHDDAYVDAVPDFTGRMCEAGRKFIQLEPNGDVFRCGGKDRQGNLLDGSFVRRLRAEPCNSTHCYYFCNKYVAPEATGAWTLPRQWWSRLRGGSSRVDG, via the coding sequence ATGAAATACGACATCGAGGCCGATTGGGTTCTGCTCGACACCTGCAACTACCGTTGCGGTTATTGTCCGATCCCGCATGAAAAACTCGGATCCAAGATCCACACGTTTGCCACCGTCGACGCGTGGCGGGCAGCTTTCGATGCGAGCGGAAAGACCTGGCTGGCGCACATCACTGGCGGCGAACCAAGCGCCTATCCGGATTTTGTCGAACTGTGCGAAGCCCTCACGGACAAACACTACATCTCGCTCAACTCCAACATGAGCAACCGATCGCTGATCCGGTTTGCAAACTCGATCGATCCATCGCGCGTGAGCTTCATCAATGCAGGCCTTCATCTGGAAGAACGGCAGCATCGGTCGGGCGTCGACGCGTTTCTCCGTCACGCGCAAGAGCTGCGCGTCACCGGCTTCCGGATTCTGGTTTCAGTGGTGGCCACGCCTTCGATCCTCGAGCGATTTGAGGAAGCCATCAGACTGCTCGAACCGATTGGGCTGTTCCCAATTCCGAAACTGATGCGCGGTCCATTCGCCGGCGCACTCTATCCGAATGCCTATACCGACGCGGACAAGAGCCGCTTCCGCACCTATTCGCGGCTGGCTCGCGAGTTTTATCGTGAAATCCTTTCGCGCATCGACGAGCCGCCGAGCCTCGGCATGCTCCACGACGACGCTTATGTGGATGCCGTTCCCGATTTCACGGGCCGGATGTGCGAGGCGGGACGTAAATTCATCCAGCTCGAGCCGAACGGCGACGTGTTTCGTTGCGGCGGGAAAGATCGCCAGGGCAACCTGCTTGACGGTTCGTTCGTCAGGCGTCTTCGTGCGGAGCCGTGCAACAGCACCCACTGCTATTACTTCTGCAACAAATACGTCGCTCCGGAGGCGACCGGCGCATGGACCCTGCCCCGGCAATGGTGGTCACGACTGCGTGGAGGCTCCTCCCGCGTCGACGGATGA